The genomic region TTGATGATGAACAAGTATTTGTGAGCTGCCCATAGTGGCAGCTTTTTTGTGAATGATAGAGAATGTAAATCTTACTATAACGCTCTTGAAGATGACTTTTCATTCATGTTATATTTTTGATATCGATATTCGATATTGATTTTCGATTTTGGTGTAAGGAGGTGTTATTCAGTGGAGGATAAGGTTGTGCGCAAGCTCTTTTTAGGCTTTATCCAAATTCATATTTTACACCATGCAAAAGAGCATCCAATTTATGGATCATGGATGCTTGAAGAACTAAGGGAACATGGATATGACATAAGCGCTGGTACCCTTTATCCAATTCTACATTCTATGGAAAAGGAAGCACTTCTCACGAAAGAGGAAAAGAATGTAGACGGGAAAATTCGCAAGTATTATACCACGACGGACAAAGGAGAAAAGGTGTTAATTGAAGCTAGAAAAAAAGCCTTTGAACTGTTTAAGGAAATCAAAGATTAAAAGAGGTGAAAACTTTGTCTCAGAAAAGAAATACAAGTTTAAAATCATTGTTAGAACTTTTACTCGTCTCCACTAGATTAGGGTTCACATCCTTTGGTGGGCCTATTGCCCATTTAGGATATTTTCACGAAGAATATATCCGGAGAAGAAAATGGATGGATGAGAAAACGTATGCCGATCTCGTTGCTTTATGCCAGTTCTTGCCTGGTCCTGCTAGTAGCCAGGTAGGGATGGGAATCGGAATAATGAGGGCAGGGGCGATTGGTGGTGTCATTTCCTTTATCGGATTTACCCTACCTTCCGTTATCGCCTTAATTGCTTTTGCATTAATTCTTCAAGGGTTAAATGTTGATGATGTAGGTTGGATTCATGGATTAAAAATTGTAGCAGTTGTTGTTGTCGCACACGCAATTTTAGGGATGGCAAATAAACTTACTCCTGATCTTACGAGAAAAGCAATCGCATTATTTGCTTTAGTGATCGCACTTACGTGGCAAACAGCTTTTACACAAATCGGAATCATTCTTATATCGGCATTTATCGGTTATGTAATCTTTAAAAATCATAAAGATACTGATCATACGGAATTAAACTTTCCTATTTCAAAACGTTTTGCTGTTGTGAGTTTAACATTGTTTTTTGGATTATTAATTTTACTCCCAATTTTACGAGAAATGACATCCTTAAATTGGTTGGCAATGTTTGATAGTTTTTATCGTTCTGGTTCATTAGTATTTGGTGGTGGGCACGTCGTTTTACCCCTTTTAGAGCGAGAGTTTGTACCAACTGGTTGGCTTAGTGAAGAGGCCTTTCTTGCGGGGTATGGTGCTGCTCAGGCTGTACCAGGTCCACTGTTTACTTTCGCAGCATACTTAGGCGCGGTCATTAATGGTTGGCAAGGCGGGCTATTAGCTACAATTGCGATTTTTTTACCTGCTTTTTTATTAATTTTTGGTACATTGCCATTTTGGAACTCTTTGCGTAGTAATCCGAACATAAAAGGAGCATTAATGGGGGTCAATGCTGCTGTTGTTGGTATTTTGATTGCAGCATTTTATCAGCCAATCTGGACGAGTTCTATTTTGCGTCCAATAGATTTTGCGTTCGGTGCTATTTTGTTTAGTATGTTAGTGTTTTGGAAATTGCCACCTTGGATGATTGTGTTAACAGGTGCCATTGGTGGACTTTTCATGACATTCATTTAATGAATAGCTAGGAAATAAGCTACCTTGCGAGGTAGCTTGACTCATGTTAAACGACATTTCAGGAATAATAGCAGCAAAGGAATTGACGTTTTTATATAAGTCTTTTATTATATAAGCGATTAGTTATATACTTTATCTCTCACTAAGATGGGGGTGTATAAATGAGATTTGAACAATTAATCGAGATAGATGATGCTGCGGCTGCGATAAAGTTATTAGGGGACAAAACCCGACTAACAATGGTAAAAATTTTAGATGAAAATGAATGCTGTGTATGTGAATTTGTAGAATTATTTGAAATGAGTCAGCCAGCCATTAGTCAGCACTTGAAAAAATTGAAAACTATCGGGCTTGTTAATGAAACAAGAAAAGGACAGTGGATTTTCTATTCCTTAAATAAAACGAGTAACGTATATCCTCTTATTAAAAGTTTATTAGAA from Salirhabdus salicampi harbors:
- a CDS encoding PadR family transcriptional regulator, which gives rise to MEDKVVRKLFLGFIQIHILHHAKEHPIYGSWMLEELREHGYDISAGTLYPILHSMEKEALLTKEEKNVDGKIRKYYTTTDKGEKVLIEARKKAFELFKEIKD
- a CDS encoding chromate transporter → MSQKRNTSLKSLLELLLVSTRLGFTSFGGPIAHLGYFHEEYIRRRKWMDEKTYADLVALCQFLPGPASSQVGMGIGIMRAGAIGGVISFIGFTLPSVIALIAFALILQGLNVDDVGWIHGLKIVAVVVVAHAILGMANKLTPDLTRKAIALFALVIALTWQTAFTQIGIILISAFIGYVIFKNHKDTDHTELNFPISKRFAVVSLTLFFGLLILLPILREMTSLNWLAMFDSFYRSGSLVFGGGHVVLPLLEREFVPTGWLSEEAFLAGYGAAQAVPGPLFTFAAYLGAVINGWQGGLLATIAIFLPAFLLIFGTLPFWNSLRSNPNIKGALMGVNAAVVGILIAAFYQPIWTSSILRPIDFAFGAILFSMLVFWKLPPWMIVLTGAIGGLFMTFI
- a CDS encoding ArsR/SmtB family transcription factor, which gives rise to MRFEQLIEIDDAAAAIKLLGDKTRLTMVKILDENECCVCEFVELFEMSQPAISQHLKKLKTIGLVNETRKGQWIFYSLNKTSNVYPLIKSLLEHIPNQRNKLEDLMKKGLRITCK